The Bacteroidales bacterium nucleotide sequence GGATATTACCGGTTATTCCAGCCGGGAGATCGATCAGTTCCGTAACCGGCAAATCGGTTTTGTGTTCCAGTTCCATCACCTGCTGCCCCAGTGTACCCTGCTGGAGAATGTGCTGATCCCCACCCTGGTGCAATCTGATAAGGCCTCCCGGCTGGAGAGTGCCGGCCGGGCAGAAGCGCTGATGAAACGGGTGGGCATCTGGGAATTCAGGAACAAACTGCCCGGGAAACTGTCCGGGGGTGAATGTCAGCGTGCCGCGGTGGTACGTGCCATGATCAATGCACCATCCATTCTGCTGGCCGATGAACCTACCGGGGCCCTGGACAGCGAGAACGTGGAGAATATGGCCGACCTTCTGCTGGAGCTGAACCGGGAGGATGGCCTGACCCTGATGGTGGTTACTCATTCCCTCGAACTGGCCCGGAAAATGGGCAGGACGCTGGAGATCCGGAATGGTAAACTGCATCAGCTCTGATCTTCCCTGCACCGTGATGACGATCCTGAAACTCATACGATCTAATCTGGTTTACTACAGCAGGAAAAACCTGCTGCTTGCCCTGGGTGTGGCCATCAGCGGAGCGGTGCTTACCGGGGCCCTGGTGGTGGGCGACTCTGTCGAGTACAGCCTGAA carries:
- a CDS encoding ABC transporter ATP-binding protein, which encodes MLLALENIHKGFGRRDDSSYRPVLNDLSLQVEEGERIAILGPSGSGKTTLLNLVGGLDSPDDGHVKFRGEDITGYSSREIDQFRNRQIGFVFQFHHLLPQCTLLENVLIPTLVQSDKASRLESAGRAEALMKRVGIWEFRNKLPGKLSGGECQRAAVVRAMINAPSILLADEPTGALDSENVENMADLLLELNREDGLTLMVVTHSLELARKMGRTLEIRNGKLHQL